One genomic window of Nicotiana sylvestris chromosome 10, ASM39365v2, whole genome shotgun sequence includes the following:
- the LOC104225317 gene encoding LEAF RUST 10 DISEASE-RESISTANCEUS RECEPTOR-LIKE PROTEIN KINASE-like 1.1 isoform X3, whose amino-acid sequence MAAILFCAMVLVFHLLIFNLVKGESKSCSKEFNCGKLGNMSYPFSEIKKPHCGLCKIDCNNTLENPKVEIEGELYNAYKKWFLVNSIDLLDPILDVYLTNRSCKSFERNLSFPNSPSVSFGVFNNITLFKCMNRSMEIDGFFRSYENYSKCDGFSLYYHKPRTNRRRSIPTGVLPANCAVIRLPLTFLSPSEPIPNDLFDLLSSKFKLDWEVSRDCYDCIYREGQCQSNSKNLFFCSKAAKRNLGLVLGTVLCGFLIIAISIVILIICCCKKGNRSFANILPRSIPSDPSTRSYELDSGFFGVPVFTYAELQQATMNFDSTRELGDGGYGTVYYGKLQDGREVAVKRLYDHNARRKEQFITEIEILTRLRHRNLVSLYGCTSRLSDQLLLVYEYVPNGTIADHLHGHKAKDCSLTWPIRMKIAIEAASALAYLHASGIIHRDVKSNNILLDQNFSVKVGDFGLSRLHPNDISHISTAPQGTPGYVDPKYHECYQLTDKSDVYSFGVVLVELISSMPAVDFSRRNEEINLSNYAINRILRCAFDDLIDQSLGFHSDKEVTRMTTLVAELSFRCLQLDKDMRPSMVEVLETLQEIQQGC is encoded by the exons ATGGCTGCAATATTATTTTGTGCTATGGTTTTGGTGTTtcatttgcttatcttcaacTTGGTTAAAGGTGAGAGTAAATCTTGTTCAAAAGAGTTCAATTGTGGAAAGCTTGGAAATATGAGTTATCCATTTTCAGAAATCAAGAAACCTCATTGTGGATTATGCAAGATTGATTGTAATAACACTCTTGAAAATCCAAAAGTTGAGATTGAGGGAGAGTTATACAATGCATACAAGAAGTGGTTTTTGGTTAACAGTATCGATCTTTTGGACCCTATTCTTGATGTTTATTTAACTAACAGAAGTTGTAAATCCTTTGAAAGGAATCTATCTTTTCCAAATTCTCCTTCTGTTTCATTTGGAGTGTTCAACAATATCACTTTGTTCAAATGTATGAATAGAAGTATGGAGATAGATGGTTTTTTTCGGAGTTATGAGAACTACTCGAAATGTGATGGCTTTAGCTTATACTATCATAAACCAAGAACAAATCGAAGGCGTAGTATTCCAACTGGTGTTCTTCCTGCAAATTGTGCAGTTATTCGATTGCCTTTGACGTTTCTTTCGCCTTCAGAACCAATTCCTAATGATTTGTTTGATCTATTAAGTTCAAAGTTCAAGTTAGATTGGGAAGTGTCAAGAGATTGTTATGATTGTATCTATAGAGAAGGGCAATGCCAAAGTAACAGCAAAAACCTCTTCTTTTGCTCCAAAG CAGCAAAAAGAAATTTGGGACTGGTTTTAGGCACAG TGCTTTGTGGTTTCTTGATCATAGCAATCAGCATTGTGATACTTATAATCTGCTGTTGCAAGAAGGGTAATAGAAGTTTTGCGAATATTCTTCCGAGAAGCATCCCTTCAGACCCCTCAACACGAAGCTACGAGTTAGACAGCGGGTTCTTTGGCGTTCCCGTCTTCACTTATGCTGAACTTCAACAAGCTACCATGAATTTTGATTCCACCAGAGAACTTGGAGATGGAGGATATGGAACAGTATACTATG GGAAACTTCAGGATGGAAGAGAAGTTGCAGTGAAACGCCTCTACGACCACAATGCTAGGAGAAAGGAGCAGTTTATCactgagattgaaattctaacaAGGCTAAGGCACAGAAATCTTGTTTCTCTTTATGGTTGCACGTCTAGACTCAGCGATCAACTTCTACTTGTTTATGAGTATGTCCCTAATGGAACGATCGCTGATCACTTGCATGGTCATAAGGCGAAGGATTGCTCGCTCACATGGCCTATTCGCATGAAAATTGCTATTGAAGCTGCCAGTGCTCTGGCTTATCTGCATGCTTCTGGTATAATCCACCGCGATGTGAAAAGTAACAACATACTACTTGATCAGAACTTCAGTGTCAAAGTCGGAGATTTTGGGCTTTCAAGACTTCATCCAAATGACATTTCTCACATATCAACTGCACCACAAGGTACCCCTGGATACGTCGATCCAAAGTACCACGAATGTTACCAGCTGACCGATAAAAGTGATGTTTATAGCTTCGGAGTAGTCCTCGTTGAGCTGATATCATCCATGCCTGCAGTAGATTTCAGTAGACGTAACGAAGAGATCAACTTGTCTAACTATGCTATAAACAGGATTTTAAGGTGTGCATTCGACGACTTGATAGACCAATCTCTTGGTTTTCATTCGGATAAAGAAGTTACGAGGATGACTACCTTAGTGGCCGAGCTATCTTTTCGATGCTTACAACTCGACAAGGACATGAGACCTAGTATGGTTGAAGTACTAGAAACATTGCAAGAGATTCAACAAG GTTGTTGA
- the LOC104225319 gene encoding uncharacterized protein, translating into MVPSTEYLHTVNDGGRHYTVCLLERKCVCGRFQVDELPCPHAWAVLKSKFPMPEEYCSNYYKPNSVVMTYDVPVYPLPDRNDWNIPAHVAEEVVLPPKWKRPPGRPKKKRDIPLSELLQPKNQHSCSICGQGGHNKRTCKNAPRSI; encoded by the coding sequence ATGGTACCATCAACTGAATACTTACATACGGTTAACGATGGAGGGAGGCATTACACCGTCTGCCTGTTAGAGAGAAAATGTGTTTGTGGGAGGTTCCAAGTTGATGAATTACCATGCCCACATGCTTGGGCTGTATTGAAGAGCAAGTTTCCAATGCCAGAAGAATATTGCTCTAACTATTACAAACCAAATTCTGTTGTAATGACATACGATGTGCCTGTGTACCCGCTACCGGATAGAAATGACTGGAATATACCAGCACATGTTGCAGAGGAGGTTGTATTACCACCCAAATGGAAAAGACCTCCTGGAAGGCCAAAAAAGAAACGTGATATACCTTTAAGTGAATTGTTGCAGCCGAAAAATCAACATTCATGTAGCATATGTGGGCAGGGAGGACATAACAAGCGAACGTGTAAAAATGCTCCACGTAGCATTTAG
- the LOC104225317 gene encoding LEAF RUST 10 DISEASE-RESISTANCEUS RECEPTOR-LIKE PROTEIN KINASE-like 1.1 isoform X1, producing MAAILFCAMVLVFHLLIFNLVKGESKSCSKEFNCGKLGNMSYPFSEIKKPHCGLCKIDCNNTLENPKVEIEGELYNAYKKWFLVNSIDLLDPILDVYLTNRSCKSFERNLSFPNSPSVSFGVFNNITLFKCMNRSMEIDGFFRSYENYSKCDGFSLYYHKPRTNRRRSIPTGVLPANCAVIRLPLTFLSPSEPIPNDLFDLLSSKFKLDWEVSRDCYDCIYREGQCQSNSKNLFFCSKAAKRNLGLVLGTVLCGFLIIAISIVILIICCCKKGNRSFANILPRSIPSDPSTRSYELDSGFFGVPVFTYAELQQATMNFDSTRELGDGGYGTVYYGKLQDGREVAVKRLYDHNARRKEQFITEIEILTRLRHRNLVSLYGCTSRLSDQLLLVYEYVPNGTIADHLHGHKAKDCSLTWPIRMKIAIEAASALAYLHASGIIHRDVKSNNILLDQNFSVKVGDFGLSRLHPNDISHISTAPQGTPGYVDPKYHECYQLTDKSDVYSFGVVLVELISSMPAVDFSRRNEEINLSNYAINRILRCAFDDLIDQSLGFHSDKEVTRMTTLVAELSFRCLQLDKDMRPSMVEVLETLQEIQQGEFKHDKKMEGNVNSKESVEIPLSPESEDHVLLKKNKFLTSPNSVTQMWTSDSSTSTTTSR from the exons ATGGCTGCAATATTATTTTGTGCTATGGTTTTGGTGTTtcatttgcttatcttcaacTTGGTTAAAGGTGAGAGTAAATCTTGTTCAAAAGAGTTCAATTGTGGAAAGCTTGGAAATATGAGTTATCCATTTTCAGAAATCAAGAAACCTCATTGTGGATTATGCAAGATTGATTGTAATAACACTCTTGAAAATCCAAAAGTTGAGATTGAGGGAGAGTTATACAATGCATACAAGAAGTGGTTTTTGGTTAACAGTATCGATCTTTTGGACCCTATTCTTGATGTTTATTTAACTAACAGAAGTTGTAAATCCTTTGAAAGGAATCTATCTTTTCCAAATTCTCCTTCTGTTTCATTTGGAGTGTTCAACAATATCACTTTGTTCAAATGTATGAATAGAAGTATGGAGATAGATGGTTTTTTTCGGAGTTATGAGAACTACTCGAAATGTGATGGCTTTAGCTTATACTATCATAAACCAAGAACAAATCGAAGGCGTAGTATTCCAACTGGTGTTCTTCCTGCAAATTGTGCAGTTATTCGATTGCCTTTGACGTTTCTTTCGCCTTCAGAACCAATTCCTAATGATTTGTTTGATCTATTAAGTTCAAAGTTCAAGTTAGATTGGGAAGTGTCAAGAGATTGTTATGATTGTATCTATAGAGAAGGGCAATGCCAAAGTAACAGCAAAAACCTCTTCTTTTGCTCCAAAG CAGCAAAAAGAAATTTGGGACTGGTTTTAGGCACAG TGCTTTGTGGTTTCTTGATCATAGCAATCAGCATTGTGATACTTATAATCTGCTGTTGCAAGAAGGGTAATAGAAGTTTTGCGAATATTCTTCCGAGAAGCATCCCTTCAGACCCCTCAACACGAAGCTACGAGTTAGACAGCGGGTTCTTTGGCGTTCCCGTCTTCACTTATGCTGAACTTCAACAAGCTACCATGAATTTTGATTCCACCAGAGAACTTGGAGATGGAGGATATGGAACAGTATACTATG GGAAACTTCAGGATGGAAGAGAAGTTGCAGTGAAACGCCTCTACGACCACAATGCTAGGAGAAAGGAGCAGTTTATCactgagattgaaattctaacaAGGCTAAGGCACAGAAATCTTGTTTCTCTTTATGGTTGCACGTCTAGACTCAGCGATCAACTTCTACTTGTTTATGAGTATGTCCCTAATGGAACGATCGCTGATCACTTGCATGGTCATAAGGCGAAGGATTGCTCGCTCACATGGCCTATTCGCATGAAAATTGCTATTGAAGCTGCCAGTGCTCTGGCTTATCTGCATGCTTCTGGTATAATCCACCGCGATGTGAAAAGTAACAACATACTACTTGATCAGAACTTCAGTGTCAAAGTCGGAGATTTTGGGCTTTCAAGACTTCATCCAAATGACATTTCTCACATATCAACTGCACCACAAGGTACCCCTGGATACGTCGATCCAAAGTACCACGAATGTTACCAGCTGACCGATAAAAGTGATGTTTATAGCTTCGGAGTAGTCCTCGTTGAGCTGATATCATCCATGCCTGCAGTAGATTTCAGTAGACGTAACGAAGAGATCAACTTGTCTAACTATGCTATAAACAGGATTTTAAGGTGTGCATTCGACGACTTGATAGACCAATCTCTTGGTTTTCATTCGGATAAAGAAGTTACGAGGATGACTACCTTAGTGGCCGAGCTATCTTTTCGATGCTTACAACTCGACAAGGACATGAGACCTAGTATGGTTGAAGTACTAGAAACATTGCAAGAGATTCAACAAGGTGAGTTCAAACATGACAAGAAAATGGAGGGTAATGTTAACAGTAAAGAGAGTGTAGAAATCCCTCTTTCACCTGAATCAGAAGACCATGTATTATTGAAGAAAAACAAGTTTTTAACTTCACCAAATTCTGTAACTCAAATGTGGACTAGTGACTCTAGTACAAGTACAACCACTAGTAGATGA
- the LOC104225320 gene encoding uncharacterized protein has translation MAKAYTQAEFDSLMEIVEKVDIRVKEYLELTGYEKWARLYAPVNRGWTMTTNIVESINAALVSARELPIYDFHEEVRKMFGRWNCNNHKEATQTYTTLGKKYQEMLTLNEAMSTCMTVMSLYYIT, from the coding sequence ATGGCAAAAGCATACACACAAGCTGAATTTGACAGTCTGATGGAGATAGTGGAGAAGGTGGATATTAGGGTGAAAGAATACTTGGAGTTAACTGGATACGAAAAGTGGGCTAGGTTGTATGCACCTGTTAACAGGGGATGGACAATGACGACAAATATTGTTGAGTCAATCAATGCCGCACTAGTGTCAGCAAGGGAATTGCCAATATACGACTTCCACGAAGAAGTTAGGAAGATGTTTGGACGTTGGAATTGTAATAACCACAAAGAAGCTACACAGACATACACAACGCTTGGAAAAAAATACCAAGAAATGCTGACTTTGAATGAGGCAATGTCTACATGCATGACTGTAATGTCATTATATTATATAACTTAA
- the LOC104225317 gene encoding LEAF RUST 10 DISEASE-RESISTANCEUS RECEPTOR-LIKE PROTEIN KINASE-like 1.1 isoform X2 has protein sequence MAAILFCAMVLVFHLLIFNLVKGESKSCSKEFNCGKLGNMSYPFSEIKKPHCGLCKIDCNNTLENPKVEIEGELYNAYKKWFLVNSIDLLDPILDVYLTNRSCKSFERNLSFPNSPSVSFGVFNNITLFKCMNRSMEIDGFFRSYENYSKCDGFSLYYHKPRTNRRRSIPTGVLPANCAVIRLPLTFLSPSEPIPNDLFDLLSSKFKLDWEVSRDCYDCIYREGQCQSNSKNLFFCSKAKRNLGLVLGTVLCGFLIIAISIVILIICCCKKGNRSFANILPRSIPSDPSTRSYELDSGFFGVPVFTYAELQQATMNFDSTRELGDGGYGTVYYGKLQDGREVAVKRLYDHNARRKEQFITEIEILTRLRHRNLVSLYGCTSRLSDQLLLVYEYVPNGTIADHLHGHKAKDCSLTWPIRMKIAIEAASALAYLHASGIIHRDVKSNNILLDQNFSVKVGDFGLSRLHPNDISHISTAPQGTPGYVDPKYHECYQLTDKSDVYSFGVVLVELISSMPAVDFSRRNEEINLSNYAINRILRCAFDDLIDQSLGFHSDKEVTRMTTLVAELSFRCLQLDKDMRPSMVEVLETLQEIQQGEFKHDKKMEGNVNSKESVEIPLSPESEDHVLLKKNKFLTSPNSVTQMWTSDSSTSTTTSR, from the exons ATGGCTGCAATATTATTTTGTGCTATGGTTTTGGTGTTtcatttgcttatcttcaacTTGGTTAAAGGTGAGAGTAAATCTTGTTCAAAAGAGTTCAATTGTGGAAAGCTTGGAAATATGAGTTATCCATTTTCAGAAATCAAGAAACCTCATTGTGGATTATGCAAGATTGATTGTAATAACACTCTTGAAAATCCAAAAGTTGAGATTGAGGGAGAGTTATACAATGCATACAAGAAGTGGTTTTTGGTTAACAGTATCGATCTTTTGGACCCTATTCTTGATGTTTATTTAACTAACAGAAGTTGTAAATCCTTTGAAAGGAATCTATCTTTTCCAAATTCTCCTTCTGTTTCATTTGGAGTGTTCAACAATATCACTTTGTTCAAATGTATGAATAGAAGTATGGAGATAGATGGTTTTTTTCGGAGTTATGAGAACTACTCGAAATGTGATGGCTTTAGCTTATACTATCATAAACCAAGAACAAATCGAAGGCGTAGTATTCCAACTGGTGTTCTTCCTGCAAATTGTGCAGTTATTCGATTGCCTTTGACGTTTCTTTCGCCTTCAGAACCAATTCCTAATGATTTGTTTGATCTATTAAGTTCAAAGTTCAAGTTAGATTGGGAAGTGTCAAGAGATTGTTATGATTGTATCTATAGAGAAGGGCAATGCCAAAGTAACAGCAAAAACCTCTTCTTTTGCTCCAAAG CAAAAAGAAATTTGGGACTGGTTTTAGGCACAG TGCTTTGTGGTTTCTTGATCATAGCAATCAGCATTGTGATACTTATAATCTGCTGTTGCAAGAAGGGTAATAGAAGTTTTGCGAATATTCTTCCGAGAAGCATCCCTTCAGACCCCTCAACACGAAGCTACGAGTTAGACAGCGGGTTCTTTGGCGTTCCCGTCTTCACTTATGCTGAACTTCAACAAGCTACCATGAATTTTGATTCCACCAGAGAACTTGGAGATGGAGGATATGGAACAGTATACTATG GGAAACTTCAGGATGGAAGAGAAGTTGCAGTGAAACGCCTCTACGACCACAATGCTAGGAGAAAGGAGCAGTTTATCactgagattgaaattctaacaAGGCTAAGGCACAGAAATCTTGTTTCTCTTTATGGTTGCACGTCTAGACTCAGCGATCAACTTCTACTTGTTTATGAGTATGTCCCTAATGGAACGATCGCTGATCACTTGCATGGTCATAAGGCGAAGGATTGCTCGCTCACATGGCCTATTCGCATGAAAATTGCTATTGAAGCTGCCAGTGCTCTGGCTTATCTGCATGCTTCTGGTATAATCCACCGCGATGTGAAAAGTAACAACATACTACTTGATCAGAACTTCAGTGTCAAAGTCGGAGATTTTGGGCTTTCAAGACTTCATCCAAATGACATTTCTCACATATCAACTGCACCACAAGGTACCCCTGGATACGTCGATCCAAAGTACCACGAATGTTACCAGCTGACCGATAAAAGTGATGTTTATAGCTTCGGAGTAGTCCTCGTTGAGCTGATATCATCCATGCCTGCAGTAGATTTCAGTAGACGTAACGAAGAGATCAACTTGTCTAACTATGCTATAAACAGGATTTTAAGGTGTGCATTCGACGACTTGATAGACCAATCTCTTGGTTTTCATTCGGATAAAGAAGTTACGAGGATGACTACCTTAGTGGCCGAGCTATCTTTTCGATGCTTACAACTCGACAAGGACATGAGACCTAGTATGGTTGAAGTACTAGAAACATTGCAAGAGATTCAACAAGGTGAGTTCAAACATGACAAGAAAATGGAGGGTAATGTTAACAGTAAAGAGAGTGTAGAAATCCCTCTTTCACCTGAATCAGAAGACCATGTATTATTGAAGAAAAACAAGTTTTTAACTTCACCAAATTCTGTAACTCAAATGTGGACTAGTGACTCTAGTACAAGTACAACCACTAGTAGATGA